The Sulfitobacter donghicola DSW-25 = KCTC 12864 = JCM 14565 genome has a segment encoding these proteins:
- a CDS encoding SDR family oxidoreductase, with protein sequence MADTTFGPKGWTPERLGSLTGKTYLITGANAGAGFQAARSFLSKGAKVVMLNRSADKSNAAIKELKEEFGPNADVRFIRMDLSDLASVRAAAAEVNNTVSQIDALICNAAIAQVPKQKFTVDGFESQLGTNHYGHFVLCGMLFDRIEASKGRIVVVASLGYNLGIKTIQFDDINWDKNYSANPVYSQSKLAQMMFAYELQDRLKRTGKDVQVYVCHPGASATSLISTSGGLLTRLTWWFISKTPMVQTAEKGAYPEIMCATEDGLEQRALYGPTGLMQTGGPVGKGTLNPHAYDKAVMEKLWEVSEQATGFRWAI encoded by the coding sequence ATGGCAGATACGACATTCGGACCCAAAGGTTGGACACCAGAACGCCTTGGGTCTCTTACAGGCAAAACTTACTTAATCACCGGCGCCAACGCAGGCGCTGGTTTTCAGGCCGCGCGCAGCTTTTTGTCAAAGGGTGCAAAGGTGGTGATGCTGAACCGTAGCGCAGACAAATCCAACGCCGCCATTAAAGAACTGAAGGAAGAGTTTGGCCCAAATGCCGATGTGCGCTTCATACGTATGGACCTGTCTGATCTGGCAAGCGTGCGCGCAGCTGCAGCTGAGGTGAACAATACTGTTTCGCAGATTGACGCGCTGATCTGCAACGCGGCTATCGCCCAAGTGCCGAAACAAAAGTTCACCGTTGATGGGTTCGAGAGCCAGCTTGGCACTAATCACTACGGCCATTTCGTGTTGTGCGGGATGTTGTTTGACAGGATCGAAGCCAGCAAAGGACGCATCGTCGTTGTCGCCAGTCTCGGCTATAACTTGGGGATCAAAACCATCCAGTTCGATGACATAAATTGGGACAAAAACTACAGCGCCAATCCCGTTTATAGCCAAAGCAAGTTGGCCCAGATGATGTTTGCCTATGAGTTGCAAGATCGTCTGAAAAGGACTGGCAAAGATGTTCAGGTCTATGTCTGCCACCCCGGCGCTTCGGCGACCTCCCTGATAAGCACAAGCGGGGGGCTTCTGACGCGGTTGACGTGGTGGTTTATCAGTAAGACGCCTATGGTTCAAACCGCCGAGAAAGGTGCCTACCCCGAGATCATGTGCGCGACTGAAGATGGGCTGGAACAACGCGCGCTTTATGGCCCCACAGGTTTGATGCAAACGGGTGGTCCGGTTGGGAAAGGCACGCTAAATCCCCACGCTTATGACAAAGCGGTCATGGAAAAGCTTTGGGAAGTCTCTGAACAGGCCACCGGATTCAGATGGGCCATATGA
- a CDS encoding winged helix DNA-binding protein, translated as MTDKSSANRRIVSSRHLAEGEGWELSELEFGLIVGFNAFSRWVTRCMAAAGQPDLSPLEILILHNVNHRDRDKRLTDICFLLNIEDSHTVNYALRKLLKAELIVSEKRGKEVFYRTSATGIALCEAYRDVRRQCLLEGLSPTDMSGTELRELARMLRALSGHYDQASRAAASL; from the coding sequence ATGACAGACAAATCCTCCGCTAACCGTCGAATCGTCTCTTCGCGCCACCTAGCCGAAGGCGAGGGCTGGGAGTTGTCAGAGCTTGAATTTGGTCTGATCGTCGGGTTCAACGCATTCTCGCGGTGGGTCACGCGCTGCATGGCGGCTGCGGGCCAGCCCGACCTCAGCCCCCTCGAAATTCTGATCCTGCATAACGTCAACCATCGGGACAGGGATAAACGGCTCACCGACATCTGTTTTCTGCTCAACATCGAAGACAGCCACACGGTGAACTATGCCCTGCGCAAACTGCTAAAGGCCGAGCTGATCGTATCCGAGAAACGGGGCAAAGAAGTCTTTTACCGGACATCGGCAACCGGAATCGCGCTGTGCGAGGCTTACCGCGATGTGCGGCGGCAATGCCTGTTGGAGGGGCTATCCCCCACGGATATGAGCGGCACCGAGTTGCGCGAACTGGCCCGTATGTTACGCGCTCTGTCTGGCCACTATGACCAAGCCAGCCGCGCCGCCGCATCGCTTTGA
- a CDS encoding NAD(P)/FAD-dependent oxidoreductase, with protein MKLATGASHMTKRIIIVGGGYVGVQLAKAMDSKAEVTLIEPRSHFVHAPAMIRAVVDPQILDQGLIPYDDLLKNGQVLRARAHSITSAGVTLDDGTEVLGDYIVVATGSNNATPFKPTSDSIEAFRADNARIHAMLEAAQSVAIVGAGAVGTELAGEIAHFMPDKKVTLISSEPSLFPTMPSKLGTTLFGKLNDAGVTTIFGVRAENLESLTEPYSGALELNNGDKIAADLIFPVIGSRASSAILDTLPGISKGGANRVKTDPWLRPSDLPNVFAAGDVAESGDAMTIVAVSRQTPWLEKMLTSLINGKKVEETAKYKPWGKAPFLVPLGPLKGSSFLVLFTAGDLMTRLMKGKDLFVSKYRKMLNRT; from the coding sequence ATCAAATTAGCTACTGGGGCATCGCACATGACAAAACGTATTATTATCGTCGGTGGGGGTTATGTTGGTGTACAACTGGCCAAAGCGATGGACTCAAAGGCCGAGGTGACACTGATTGAACCTCGCAGCCATTTCGTCCACGCCCCTGCGATGATCCGCGCGGTTGTTGACCCGCAAATTCTGGATCAAGGTTTGATCCCCTATGATGATTTGCTCAAAAACGGCCAAGTCCTGCGCGCCCGCGCCCATAGCATAACCTCCGCGGGAGTCACTCTTGACGACGGAACTGAGGTGCTTGGCGATTACATCGTTGTCGCGACAGGCTCTAACAATGCGACGCCCTTCAAACCGACCAGTGACAGCATCGAAGCCTTTCGGGCGGATAACGCGCGCATTCACGCGATGCTGGAGGCCGCGCAAAGCGTCGCCATTGTTGGCGCAGGGGCGGTCGGGACAGAATTGGCCGGTGAAATTGCGCATTTCATGCCGGACAAAAAGGTCACGTTGATTTCGTCAGAGCCGTCGCTGTTTCCGACCATGCCATCGAAGCTTGGGACAACCCTATTCGGTAAACTCAATGATGCTGGCGTGACGACGATCTTTGGTGTGCGCGCCGAAAACCTTGAGAGCCTAACAGAACCCTATTCTGGCGCGCTGGAACTGAATAACGGTGACAAAATTGCCGCTGATCTGATCTTCCCCGTTATCGGGTCTCGTGCCTCATCCGCCATTCTGGACACGCTGCCCGGCATCTCCAAAGGGGGTGCAAATAGGGTCAAGACAGACCCGTGGCTGCGCCCCTCTGATCTGCCAAACGTCTTTGCAGCAGGAGATGTGGCAGAGTCCGGAGATGCGATGACAATCGTCGCCGTAAGCCGCCAGACACCTTGGCTGGAAAAGATGCTGACGTCACTGATCAACGGCAAAAAGGTCGAGGAAACGGCCAAATACAAGCCGTGGGGCAAGGCGCCTTTCCTAGTCCCTCTCGGGCCGCTGAAAGGCAGTTCTTTCCTCGTCTTATTCACCGCAGGTGATTTGATGACCCGCCTCATGAAGGGCAAGGATCTGTTTGTCTCCAAATACCGCAAGATGCTGAACAGGACCTAA
- a CDS encoding MerR family transcriptional regulator translates to MRIGELAQKSGVSRDTIRFYERNGLITSTVGDSETNSYRNYKDDSLVWLQFFAGAREAGMSVADLRSIVEATAESCDREVARAVIQRKIEELKEREEQIGKVVRFLENALSGSK, encoded by the coding sequence ATGCGCATTGGCGAACTTGCACAGAAATCTGGCGTTAGTCGGGATACAATCCGGTTTTACGAACGAAATGGCCTGATCACTTCGACCGTCGGCGACAGTGAGACGAATAGCTATCGCAATTACAAAGACGACAGCCTCGTTTGGCTTCAATTTTTCGCAGGCGCACGAGAAGCAGGCATGTCAGTTGCTGACCTGCGCTCAATTGTGGAGGCCACCGCAGAGAGTTGCGACCGCGAGGTCGCGCGCGCCGTCATCCAGCGTAAAATCGAAGAGTTGAAAGAGCGCGAAGAGCAGATTGGAAAAGTTGTCCGGTTTCTGGAAAACGCGCTGTCTGGGTCAAAGTGA
- a CDS encoding AraC family transcriptional regulator, which translates to MSKQRIRQLIESRTSQDGLTESGIKGVRMFRATQAIPCVPAVYEPSIVAIVSGSKEAVLDGHRYVYDDNRYLCCPMSMPVKAGTPKASTDNPLYGVFISLNQRVMAELVLEMENVGGALPVIKGDLRVQGIRLAEWDESFTDALLRLLQLGANPTDAAVLGDARLRELYYAVLQGEAGAFARQAFGAGNAIARSISHVSSHLDQPISIDDMATRAGMSRAVFHRKFKQVTTMAPIQFVKSMRLNNAAMKIAGGMTVNEAAIGVGYVSPSQFSREFKRMYGQSPRQWGEAQQVPMGVT; encoded by the coding sequence ATGAGCAAACAACGTATCAGACAGCTTATCGAAAGCCGTACCAGCCAAGACGGTTTGACTGAATCCGGCATTAAGGGTGTGCGCATGTTTCGGGCCACACAGGCGATCCCTTGTGTGCCGGCTGTGTATGAACCCAGCATCGTTGCCATTGTCAGCGGTTCTAAGGAAGCCGTTTTGGATGGTCACAGATATGTCTACGACGACAACCGATACTTATGTTGCCCCATGTCGATGCCAGTGAAAGCTGGAACACCTAAGGCATCCACAGATAATCCTCTCTATGGTGTTTTCATTTCCCTAAACCAACGGGTCATGGCGGAACTGGTGCTTGAGATGGAAAATGTTGGCGGCGCGCTCCCCGTGATCAAGGGCGATTTGCGCGTGCAGGGTATTCGACTGGCAGAGTGGGATGAGAGTTTCACCGATGCGCTATTACGGTTGTTACAGCTAGGGGCAAACCCAACGGATGCAGCCGTGCTTGGGGATGCAAGGCTGCGCGAGTTGTACTATGCGGTCCTTCAGGGGGAAGCGGGCGCGTTTGCGCGTCAGGCCTTTGGCGCTGGCAACGCCATCGCGCGCTCCATCTCGCATGTCTCGTCCCATCTGGACCAGCCAATTTCGATTGACGATATGGCAACCCGAGCAGGCATGAGCCGCGCGGTGTTTCATCGCAAGTTCAAACAAGTCACAACAATGGCCCCGATCCAATTCGTGAAATCAATGCGCCTTAACAACGCTGCCATGAAGATTGCAGGCGGCATGACAGTGAACGAGGCGGCAATAGGCGTGGGCTACGTCAGCCCCTCGCAATTCAGCCGAGAGTTCAAGCGCATGTATGGCCAATCGCCCAGACAGTGGGGCGAAGCGCAACAGGTTCCGATGGGTGTCACCTGA
- a CDS encoding aminotransferase, which yields MHIEPFGVEIWMNEWETKCEWNLAETCVESLTIDELLTLAGKNDADLSDLLSMKMTYGAIEGSMRLRRAICALYEKQKAENMVITHGTIGANMLVHKAMVSAGDRVVAVVPTYQQHYSIPASIGAKVHHLQLREDNGFLPDLEELRTLVTPDTKLIAINNPNNPTGALMDREMLEAIASIARAVGAWVLCDEVYRGTNQQGLGATISMADVYEKGISTASVSKAFALAGLRLGWIAAPREVIDAVSIHRDYDTISIGMINDHFATLALENSDKVLGRSQTITRGNLAILDAWVAQEPKISWVKPKSGTTALLKFDLPMTSRDFCIALLKETGVMLTPGSALNMEGYVRIGYANNPAILKEGLKLVSAFLAKQA from the coding sequence ATGCACATCGAACCTTTTGGCGTCGAAATTTGGATGAACGAGTGGGAGACCAAATGCGAGTGGAATTTGGCCGAGACCTGTGTAGAGAGCCTGACGATTGACGAATTGCTGACCCTTGCGGGCAAGAATGACGCCGACCTGTCGGACCTTCTTTCGATGAAAATGACCTACGGCGCGATTGAGGGGTCGATGCGTCTGCGCCGCGCAATTTGCGCACTTTATGAGAAGCAAAAGGCCGAGAATATGGTCATCACACACGGCACAATCGGGGCCAATATGTTGGTACATAAGGCCATGGTTTCTGCGGGTGATCGGGTTGTCGCTGTTGTGCCGACCTATCAGCAGCACTATTCGATCCCCGCTAGCATTGGCGCTAAAGTACATCATCTGCAATTGCGCGAAGACAACGGATTTCTTCCAGACCTAGAGGAATTGCGCACGCTTGTTACGCCCGACACCAAACTGATTGCGATCAACAATCCCAACAACCCGACCGGCGCATTGATGGACCGCGAGATGCTGGAAGCCATTGCGTCGATTGCCCGCGCAGTGGGGGCTTGGGTGCTTTGTGACGAGGTTTATCGCGGCACAAACCAACAGGGTTTGGGTGCGACCATTTCGATGGCCGATGTTTATGAAAAAGGGATCAGCACCGCCAGCGTATCCAAGGCCTTTGCGCTTGCGGGTCTGCGCCTTGGGTGGATCGCAGCACCGCGCGAGGTGATAGATGCCGTTTCAATCCACCGCGATTACGACACCATTTCTATCGGGATGATCAACGATCATTTCGCAACGCTTGCGCTGGAAAATAGCGACAAAGTGCTAGGACGCAGTCAAACGATTACACGTGGCAACCTTGCGATACTGGATGCATGGGTTGCCCAGGAACCCAAAATCAGTTGGGTCAAGCCAAAATCAGGCACCACGGCCTTGCTAAAGTTCGACCTGCCGATGACATCTCGGGACTTCTGTATCGCTTTGTTGAAAGAAACAGGCGTCATGCTCACCCCCGGCTCGGCGCTGAATATGGAAGGTTACGTGCGGATTGGCTATGCGAATAACCCTGCGATCTTGAAAGAAGGGCTAAAGCTTGTCTCTGCTTTCTTGGCGAAACAAGCCTGA